A DNA window from Desulfovibrio intestinalis contains the following coding sequences:
- a CDS encoding outer membrane homotrimeric porin: protein MKRICTLLLAASMLLGAATGASAIDFKAKGQWLMGFGVGDANPIKQYRDKGASSQTKSNSDDQFQAAQRLRLQLDAVASESLSGTVYFEIGTAQWGKADNGAALGADGSNQIKLKRAYIDWAVPDTDAKVRMGIQGVALPNVAGGSAVMDTDVAGITVNYKFNENVALTALWARPLNDNYVDNDNTKKNNYLDNMDLFSLMMPLTFDGVNVTPWVMYGMVGKNALKSGWNKDISAYDSVGTSDGNLPFSLRPYPGIGATNNGIGSTGNEYGSAFWAGLPVAITLWDPLNIELDINYGYMQSMGRFDAIKNNGDVKRSSTERQGWLAKALVEYKLDWAVPGIFGWYASGDDGNPKNGSQRMPSVAASGNFTSFIGDGNMGWVRQDYSLTYDGTWGIGAQLRDMSFLEDLTHTFRVAYWGGTNSTSMVKYMNDAKSWSDGWGSNTGPYLTTNDGMVEFNLVNSYKIYENLEMNLELDYVINCMDNSTWKKANGGGSFDKQDMWKAQVVFAYSF from the coding sequence ATGAAACGCATCTGTACACTTCTTTTGGCCGCCAGCATGCTGCTTGGCGCTGCCACCGGCGCCAGCGCCATTGATTTCAAGGCGAAGGGCCAGTGGCTCATGGGCTTCGGCGTGGGCGACGCCAACCCCATCAAGCAGTACCGCGACAAGGGCGCCAGCAGCCAGACCAAGTCCAATAGCGACGACCAGTTTCAGGCCGCTCAGCGCCTCCGTCTGCAGTTGGATGCCGTGGCTTCCGAATCCCTGTCCGGCACCGTGTACTTCGAAATCGGCACGGCTCAGTGGGGCAAAGCTGATAATGGCGCCGCCCTCGGTGCTGACGGCTCCAACCAGATCAAGCTGAAGCGCGCCTACATTGACTGGGCTGTGCCGGATACCGACGCCAAGGTGCGTATGGGCATCCAGGGCGTGGCCCTGCCCAACGTGGCCGGTGGCTCCGCTGTTATGGATACCGACGTAGCCGGTATCACCGTCAACTACAAGTTCAACGAAAACGTTGCGCTGACCGCTCTGTGGGCCCGCCCCCTGAACGACAACTATGTTGACAACGACAACACCAAGAAGAACAACTATCTTGACAACATGGATCTGTTCAGCCTGATGATGCCCCTGACCTTTGACGGCGTGAACGTCACCCCCTGGGTCATGTACGGCATGGTCGGCAAGAATGCCCTGAAGAGCGGTTGGAACAAAGATATCAGCGCTTATGACAGCGTGGGCACCAGCGACGGCAATCTGCCCTTCTCGCTGCGTCCTTATCCCGGCATTGGCGCCACCAACAATGGTATCGGCAGCACCGGCAACGAATACGGCTCCGCCTTCTGGGCTGGCCTGCCTGTTGCTATCACCCTGTGGGATCCGCTGAACATCGAACTGGACATCAACTACGGTTACATGCAGAGCATGGGCCGCTTTGATGCCATCAAAAATAATGGCGATGTGAAGCGCTCCAGCACCGAACGTCAGGGCTGGCTTGCCAAAGCCCTGGTGGAATACAAGCTTGACTGGGCTGTGCCCGGCATCTTCGGCTGGTACGCTTCCGGCGACGACGGTAACCCGAAGAACGGTTCGCAGCGCATGCCTTCCGTTGCTGCTTCCGGCAACTTCACCTCCTTCATCGGTGATGGCAACATGGGCTGGGTTCGTCAGGACTACTCCCTGACCTATGACGGCACCTGGGGTATCGGCGCTCAGTTGCGCGACATGAGCTTCCTCGAAGACCTGACGCACACCTTCCGCGTGGCCTACTGGGGCGGCACCAACAGCACCAGCATGGTCAAGTACATGAATGACGCCAAGTCCTGGTCTGACGGCTGGGGCAGCAACACCGGCCCTTACCTGACCACCAACGACGGTATGGTTGAATTCAACCTGGTGAACAGCTACAAGATCTACGAAAACCTCGAAATGAATCTTGAACTGGACTACGTTATCAACTGCATGGATAACAGCACCTGGAAGAAAGCCAACGGCGGCGGCAGCTTCGACAAGCAGGATATGTGGAAGGCCCAGGTGGTCTTCGCATACAGCTTCTAA
- the pstA gene encoding phosphate ABC transporter permease PstA: MFWFLRGIAACNVLVLLGVCGFLFYNGLPALSWEFISQAPRNMMTEGGILPCIIGTAILSLGALLLAFPLGVASAVYLHEYAKRNAFARYVRLGVNNLAGVPSVVFGLFGLSFFVTFCGFGVSILSGVLTLAVLTLPVIIGTAEEALRNVPDTYREASLALGATKWQTISRVVLPCALPGMLTGAILGVARAAGETAAIMFTAAVFYTPKTPDSIFSSVMALPYHMYVLATAGTEIAKTRPLQYGTGLVLLLLVLGMNLVAILLRDRLQRKR; this comes from the coding sequence ATGTTCTGGTTTCTGCGCGGCATAGCTGCCTGTAACGTGCTGGTGCTCCTGGGCGTATGCGGCTTTTTATTCTATAACGGCCTGCCCGCGCTCAGTTGGGAATTCATCAGCCAGGCTCCCCGTAACATGATGACCGAGGGCGGCATTCTGCCCTGCATCATTGGCACGGCCATCCTGTCCCTGGGTGCTTTGCTGCTGGCCTTTCCCCTGGGCGTTGCCTCGGCGGTTTATTTGCACGAATACGCCAAACGCAACGCCTTTGCCCGCTATGTTCGCCTTGGGGTCAACAATCTGGCTGGCGTGCCTTCAGTGGTCTTTGGCCTTTTTGGCCTGTCCTTCTTTGTGACATTTTGCGGCTTTGGGGTCAGCATTCTTTCAGGCGTTCTTACCCTTGCCGTGCTGACTCTGCCCGTAATTATCGGCACAGCGGAAGAAGCCCTGCGCAACGTTCCCGATACCTACCGCGAAGCCTCTCTCGCCCTTGGCGCAACCAAATGGCAGACCATCAGCCGTGTGGTATTGCCCTGCGCGCTGCCCGGTATGCTTACCGGAGCCATTCTGGGCGTGGCCCGGGCGGCGGGCGAAACAGCGGCCATCATGTTTACGGCGGCAGTTTTTTATACCCCCAAAACGCCGGACTCCATTTTTAGTTCTGTCATGGCCCTGCCCTACCACATGTATGTACTGGCCACCGCCGGAACGGAAATCGCCAAAACTCGCCCCCTGCAATACGGAACAGGCCTTGTGCTTCTGCTCCTGGTGCTGGGTATGAACCTGGTGGCCATTCTGTTGCGTGACCGTCTCCAGCGTAAACGCTAG
- the pstC gene encoding phosphate ABC transporter permease subunit PstC, which translates to MRSRDLKEKLVHYTLTGMAGSSLLALAGIVVFLFMEGLPLFAHYSPIDFLFGNLWYPTEDPGLFGIFPLLVASLAVTFFSSLLAVPLGVLTAVYLTEIAHPGVRRIIKPFVELLAALPSVVLGFLGMVVLAPFLQDYLGAATGLNLLNASLVLAFMSVPTICSVSEDALYSVPRDLREASLALGATRWQTTVRVVIPAALSGIGTAVMLGMSRAIGETMVVLMVAGGAAIIPTSLLDPVRPMPASIAAEMAEAPFRGEHYHALFAIGIVLFLLTLAFNMLAGHIAEKHRQAGTSSL; encoded by the coding sequence ATGCGCTCCAGAGATCTGAAAGAAAAGCTGGTTCACTACACGCTCACCGGCATGGCAGGCAGTTCGCTGCTGGCTCTGGCCGGCATTGTCGTATTCCTGTTTATGGAAGGCCTGCCGCTCTTTGCGCACTATTCGCCCATAGATTTTCTTTTTGGCAACCTGTGGTACCCCACTGAAGATCCCGGGCTTTTCGGCATATTTCCACTGCTGGTGGCGTCTCTTGCAGTGACGTTTTTCTCGTCACTGCTGGCAGTGCCTCTGGGCGTTCTTACTGCTGTGTACCTGACGGAAATCGCCCATCCTGGCGTGCGGCGCATCATCAAGCCCTTTGTGGAACTTTTGGCCGCGTTGCCTTCGGTTGTGCTGGGCTTTCTTGGTATGGTGGTGTTAGCGCCCTTTCTACAGGACTATCTGGGAGCGGCCACAGGTTTGAACCTGCTTAACGCCTCGCTGGTGCTGGCCTTCATGAGCGTGCCTACCATCTGTTCCGTATCTGAAGACGCCCTGTACAGCGTGCCGCGCGACCTGCGCGAGGCGTCGCTGGCGCTGGGCGCTACCCGCTGGCAAACCACGGTGCGCGTGGTTATTCCCGCCGCACTTTCCGGTATCGGCACCGCCGTTATGCTGGGCATGTCGCGGGCCATCGGCGAAACAATGGTGGTGCTTATGGTGGCAGGCGGCGCGGCAATTATTCCCACATCCCTGCTGGACCCCGTGCGGCCCATGCCCGCATCCATCGCCGCCGAAATGGCCGAAGCCCCCTTCCGCGGCGAGCACTACCACGCTCTTTTCGCCATCGGCATTGTGTTGTTTCTGCTTACGCTGGCCTTCAATATGCTGGCCGGGCACATAGCTGAAAAACACCGCCAGGCCGGAACCTCAAGTTTGTAG
- a CDS encoding phosphate ABC transporter substrate-binding protein: MSFDFKSRITRHSSKLLACAVTVLCLSAPAMAAQQITINGSTTVLPVVQKAGEAFMASHPGTEISISGGGSGNGIKALIEKQCDVAMSSRDIKDKEKDAAAKNGVSPLRTAIAIDAIVPVVNPGNKVGALTTEQLRDIFSGKITNWKDLGGEDAQIVAISRDTSSGTFESWEELVMNKERVSPKALMQASNGAVVQTVSKNKNAIGYVGLGYVDKSTKPLKVNNVTPNAETAISKQWPIARELYIFTNGAPQGTVKEFVEYLLAPDKGQKDVLEVGYVPLTK; this comes from the coding sequence ATGTCTTTCGACTTCAAATCCCGCATTACCCGTCACAGCAGCAAGCTGCTTGCCTGCGCCGTCACCGTTCTTTGCCTCAGCGCCCCGGCCATGGCCGCCCAACAGATCACCATCAACGGCTCCACCACGGTACTGCCTGTTGTGCAAAAAGCCGGTGAAGCCTTCATGGCCTCCCACCCCGGTACGGAAATCAGCATTTCCGGCGGCGGCTCCGGCAACGGCATCAAAGCCCTTATTGAAAAGCAGTGCGACGTGGCCATGAGCTCGCGCGATATCAAGGACAAGGAAAAAGACGCCGCCGCCAAAAACGGCGTCAGCCCGTTGCGCACGGCCATCGCCATTGACGCCATCGTACCCGTGGTCAACCCCGGCAACAAGGTGGGCGCGCTCACCACCGAGCAGCTGCGCGACATATTCTCCGGCAAGATCACCAACTGGAAAGACCTTGGCGGCGAAGACGCCCAGATCGTAGCCATTTCGCGCGACACCTCTTCCGGCACCTTTGAATCCTGGGAAGAGCTGGTCATGAACAAGGAACGCGTGAGCCCCAAGGCCCTTATGCAGGCTTCCAACGGCGCTGTTGTGCAGACCGTTTCCAAGAACAAGAATGCCATCGGTTATGTGGGCCTCGGCTATGTGGACAAGTCCACCAAGCCCCTCAAGGTCAACAATGTGACCCCCAATGCGGAAACCGCCATCTCCAAGCAGTGGCCCATTGCCCGCGAACTTTACATCTTCACCAACGGCGCTCCCCAGGGTACGGTGAAGGAATTTGTGGAATACCTGCTTGCCCCCGACAAGGGCCAGAAGGACGTGCTTGAAGTGGGTTATGTGCCCCTGACGAAGTAA
- a CDS encoding response regulator, whose protein sequence is MMGQQILIVEDEADIRELLRFNLEREGFTVLEAADGNEGLKLARHHLPDLMLLDVMLPGLDGFEVCRRLGAQSETAHIPVLMLTAKGEEMDRVVGLSLGADDYVVKPFSVRELMLRIRAVLRRGVRSSESPVLERHGIRLRPEAHTVEAQGEELLLTATEFRLLEDLLRHAGSVRTREQLLNKVWGYSFEGYARTVDTHVRRLRAKLGDAASMLETVRGVGYRIKE, encoded by the coding sequence ATTATGGGTCAACAAATACTGATAGTTGAAGATGAAGCCGACATTCGTGAACTTCTGCGTTTCAATCTTGAGCGTGAAGGTTTCACCGTGTTGGAGGCCGCCGATGGTAACGAAGGGCTCAAACTGGCCCGGCACCATCTGCCCGATCTTATGTTGCTGGATGTAATGCTGCCCGGCCTGGACGGATTTGAAGTCTGCCGCCGCCTGGGGGCGCAATCGGAAACTGCCCATATTCCTGTCCTCATGCTCACTGCCAAGGGTGAAGAGATGGATCGGGTAGTGGGTTTGAGCCTTGGGGCTGACGACTATGTGGTCAAGCCCTTCAGCGTGCGCGAACTCATGCTGCGCATCAGGGCCGTATTGCGGCGTGGAGTACGAAGCAGCGAAAGCCCGGTGCTTGAGCGCCACGGCATACGGCTGCGCCCTGAAGCCCACACGGTTGAGGCTCAGGGTGAAGAGCTGCTGCTCACTGCTACGGAGTTTCGTCTGCTGGAAGACCTGCTGCGGCATGCGGGTTCAGTGCGTACACGCGAACAGCTTTTGAACAAGGTGTGGGGCTATTCTTTTGAAGGCTACGCCCGCACGGTGGATACGCATGTGCGCCGTCTGCGCGCCAAACTCGGCGATGCAGCCTCCATGCTGGAAACTGTACGCGGCGTCGGCTACAGAATCAAGGAGTAG
- a CDS encoding ATP-binding protein yields MFSFRTRIFCGMLAVALVSIAVAVFYGKAWFEKVQLDAARERLVRETVLAGAILDGLGDHTSGLPQLAAILNMPEERLSLLNSKGSVLGDTAPGAQPITRLDNHADRPEVREAMNGTPGFAIRPSGTLGKDLAYAAVALRNGDILRVSVPLASLRQIIDSRLAVFTQIGLITVALSLVLAGLLSGALRRSLSQMVSVVEAISLGNFQRRLRRIPGREFAPLADAVNRMAENIEEHIRAAAEQTAQLESILDTMSDGVLVLGPRGRIRRCNRALAREFPAAASALGAQVVEVIPSPPLQNAVDDIMAEAEAQNFARQRALALAASVAHDAAENAGSVKSQADFSSDATSHEQTSGLDDSAKADLVSGAAASAAGGTENGDIVSPESGRVQRYLHLELPSGQVMSVCISLPGAADAAEGGQVGAVAVFHDITELMRLERVRRDFVANVSHELRTPLTAIQGYAETLISLDGPPECRRFGEIILKHGVCLSRMVDDLLTLARLEGKSGSLELAPVDPREALAQATGMCREVLERRHCRVESHIAPDCRVMASLPHLTQVFRNLLENAGRYAPEGGSIRVNARQVGDSVVFRVTDDGPGIPRQDLERVFERFYQVERHRGQASTGLGLAICKHIIERHGGSIRAESPAPDGNTALVFTLTSVHGAAQS; encoded by the coding sequence ATGTTTTCATTCAGAACCAGAATTTTTTGCGGCATGCTGGCCGTGGCCCTGGTTTCCATCGCCGTAGCCGTGTTTTACGGCAAGGCATGGTTTGAAAAGGTCCAGCTTGATGCCGCACGCGAGCGCCTTGTGCGCGAAACGGTATTGGCCGGAGCCATTCTTGACGGGCTTGGCGACCATACCTCGGGGCTTCCGCAACTGGCCGCCATCCTGAATATGCCCGAAGAACGCCTGTCCTTGCTTAACAGCAAGGGTAGCGTGCTGGGCGACACCGCTCCCGGTGCGCAGCCCATTACCCGTCTGGACAACCATGCCGACAGGCCCGAAGTGCGCGAAGCTATGAATGGCACGCCGGGCTTCGCCATCCGCCCCAGCGGAACCCTGGGCAAGGATCTGGCTTATGCCGCTGTTGCTCTGCGTAACGGCGACATTTTGCGGGTCTCTGTACCGCTGGCCAGCCTCAGGCAGATCATAGACAGCCGACTTGCCGTCTTTACCCAGATCGGTCTTATTACCGTGGCGCTTTCACTGGTGCTGGCCGGGCTGCTTTCTGGCGCGCTGCGTCGCTCACTGAGCCAGATGGTGTCCGTTGTGGAGGCCATATCCCTTGGCAATTTTCAGCGCCGCCTGCGCCGTATCCCCGGCCGCGAATTCGCGCCCCTGGCCGATGCCGTGAACCGCATGGCGGAAAATATTGAAGAGCACATCCGCGCGGCCGCAGAGCAGACAGCCCAGCTGGAAAGTATTTTGGACACTATGAGCGACGGCGTGCTGGTTCTTGGCCCACGCGGGCGCATACGCCGCTGTAACAGGGCTTTGGCCCGCGAATTTCCGGCGGCGGCTTCCGCTCTGGGGGCACAGGTGGTTGAGGTGATTCCCTCGCCGCCACTGCAAAATGCCGTTGACGATATCATGGCCGAGGCTGAGGCCCAGAACTTCGCGCGTCAGCGGGCGCTGGCCCTTGCAGCTTCTGTGGCCCACGATGCCGCGGAGAATGCGGGCAGCGTCAAATCCCAGGCCGATTTTTCTTCTGACGCTACTAGCCATGAGCAGACCTCAGGCCTTGATGACAGCGCCAAAGCTGATCTTGTTTCCGGCGCAGCCGCTTCTGCGGCAGGCGGAACCGAAAATGGGGATATCGTTTCCCCTGAAAGCGGGCGGGTGCAGCGCTATCTGCACCTTGAACTGCCTTCCGGCCAGGTAATGTCGGTCTGCATTTCCCTGCCTGGCGCTGCGGATGCGGCAGAAGGCGGGCAGGTGGGCGCTGTGGCAGTTTTTCATGACATTACGGAACTCATGCGCCTTGAACGTGTGCGCCGCGACTTCGTGGCCAACGTGTCGCACGAACTGCGCACGCCCCTCACGGCCATTCAGGGCTATGCCGAAACCCTCATCAGCCTGGACGGCCCGCCTGAATGCCGCCGTTTTGGCGAGATCATTCTCAAACACGGCGTGTGCCTTTCGCGCATGGTGGACGATCTGCTCACTCTGGCCCGGCTTGAGGGAAAAAGCGGCAGCCTTGAACTTGCCCCGGTTGATCCCCGCGAGGCTCTGGCCCAGGCCACGGGCATGTGCCGTGAAGTGCTGGAGCGCCGCCACTGCCGGGTAGAATCACATATTGCCCCTGATTGCCGCGTGATGGCCAGCCTGCCGCATCTGACGCAGGTCTTTCGTAATCTGCTGGAAAACGCGGGCCGCTATGCCCCCGAGGGAGGCAGCATACGCGTGAATGCCCGGCAGGTAGGCGACAGTGTGGTCTTTCGCGTTACTGACGACGGCCCCGGCATACCCCGGCAGGATCTGGAGCGGGTATTCGAGCGTTTTTATCAGGTTGAGCGCCACCGGGGGCAGGCCAGCACCGGCCTCGGCCTCGCCATCTGCAAGCATATTATCGAGAGGCATGGCGGCAGTATCCGGGCGGAAAGTCCGGCTCCTGACGGCAACACAGCCCTTGTTTTCACTCTTACTTCCGTCCACGGAGCAGCACAGTCATGA
- the pstB gene encoding phosphate ABC transporter ATP-binding protein PstB codes for MKEHLLARNVSVYYGQHKALHEVSLAFEPCKVTALIGPSGCGKSTFLRCLNRMNDLVPGARVEGEVLLDGKDMNRPDTDVVSLRCRVGMVFQKPNPFPKTIYENVAYGLRVNGLRDESLIAEKVELSLRRAAIFEEVKDRLQAPALGLSGGQQQRLCIARALAVEPEVLLMDEPASALDPIATQKIEESIRELRESLSIIIVTHNMQQAARVSDTTAFFYMGELIEHNATDIMFTRPAKKQTEDYITGRFG; via the coding sequence ATGAAGGAACATCTGCTGGCACGCAACGTCAGTGTCTATTACGGGCAGCACAAGGCCCTGCACGAAGTGTCTCTGGCCTTTGAGCCGTGTAAGGTGACGGCTCTTATCGGCCCCTCTGGCTGCGGCAAATCCACCTTTTTGCGTTGCCTGAACCGCATGAATGATCTTGTGCCCGGCGCGCGCGTAGAGGGCGAGGTTCTGCTGGACGGCAAGGACATGAACCGCCCGGATACGGATGTGGTTTCCTTGCGCTGCCGGGTCGGTATGGTTTTTCAGAAGCCCAACCCCTTTCCCAAAACCATTTATGAAAATGTGGCTTACGGTTTACGGGTCAATGGCCTCAGGGACGAAAGCCTCATTGCTGAAAAAGTGGAACTTTCTTTGCGCCGGGCAGCAATTTTTGAAGAAGTGAAAGACCGCCTGCAAGCTCCGGCCCTTGGCCTTTCCGGCGGGCAGCAGCAGCGTTTGTGCATTGCCCGCGCCCTTGCCGTTGAACCCGAGGTGCTGCTTATGGATGAACCCGCAAGCGCGCTTGATCCCATTGCCACGCAAAAAATTGAAGAAAGTATACGCGAACTGCGCGAATCTCTGTCCATTATCATTGTCACCCATAATATGCAGCAGGCTGCCCGTGTATCTGACACCACGGCGTTTTTCTACATGGGTGAGCTCATTGAGCACAATGCCACGGACATAATGTTTACGCGTCCAGCTAAAAAACAGACTGAAGACTACATCACAGGGCGCTTTGGGTAA
- the phoU gene encoding phosphate signaling complex protein PhoU: protein MQQANYLQQLLVTLRTRLLVMCASVGIALEEAGKALAANDPGRAAAVIESDASIDALENEIDEMALRLLARSQPVASDLRFVVTSLRMVVDLERIGDEAVSMAEQAILMQDMPGFGVIPHVRELYTGAREAFENSVRVFRENDAQGALAMSRGDDEAVQNEVRIIQGIMECLSDPQCSLEPHLAMHIILVTRSLTRIWRRSINIAEHVYFISRGESLKHKGENREEGLSVSGGPVAAAIAAVENMAENSKDTSAATPVADDEKSPQRRRRTEKDTENV, encoded by the coding sequence ATGCAACAGGCCAATTATCTGCAACAACTGCTTGTGACGCTGCGTACCCGGCTTCTGGTCATGTGTGCCAGTGTGGGCATTGCGCTGGAAGAAGCGGGCAAAGCCCTTGCCGCCAACGATCCCGGCAGGGCCGCCGCCGTTATTGAAAGCGACGCATCCATTGATGCGCTGGAAAATGAAATTGACGAAATGGCCCTGCGCCTGTTGGCCCGTTCCCAGCCTGTGGCCAGCGACTTGCGTTTTGTGGTCACATCGCTTCGCATGGTGGTGGATCTTGAGCGCATTGGCGACGAGGCCGTGAGCATGGCTGAACAGGCAATTCTTATGCAGGATATGCCGGGGTTTGGCGTCATACCGCATGTGCGCGAACTTTACACTGGCGCACGCGAGGCTTTTGAAAATTCAGTGCGGGTTTTTCGCGAAAACGATGCTCAGGGAGCACTGGCCATGAGCCGGGGCGACGATGAGGCCGTGCAGAATGAGGTACGCATCATTCAGGGGATTATGGAATGCCTTTCCGATCCGCAGTGCAGCCTTGAGCCGCACCTTGCCATGCATATCATTCTTGTTACACGTTCCCTCACGCGCATCTGGCGGCGATCCATCAACATAGCCGAGCACGTCTACTTCATCAGCCGGGGCGAAAGTCTCAAGCACAAGGGCGAAAACAGGGAAGAAGGGCTTTCCGTTTCCGGCGGACCGGTTGCCGCTGCCATTGCTGCTGTCGAAAATATGGCAGAAAATTCCAAGGATACATCCGCAGCAACGCCTGTGGCAGATGATGAAAAAAGTCCTCAGCGCCGCCGCCGCACGGAAAAGGATACGGAGAATGTCTGA
- a CDS encoding YkgJ family cysteine cluster protein codes for MPLVWPAEARLFRHTDAHLERRYPGVGLLLDTYAVVDLGVKKAAERDGRAVACHAGCDQCCKQPIPVTPLEVLALHSYTRHRLPQDGLATLVDRLAAFEGDKRYMTLPCPFLQDSSCLVYPVRPVACRQYMVFGRACAQGEDASRTRPDDLLTPLYDYMLTGLLRTLPWYAGHEPCPPEHPTEESAREFFLSVTTVIQLVAWNRFFHA; via the coding sequence GTGCCCTTGGTGTGGCCCGCTGAGGCTCGGCTTTTCAGGCATACAGATGCCCATCTCGAGCGCCGCTATCCCGGTGTGGGGCTGTTGCTGGACACGTATGCCGTCGTTGACCTGGGCGTGAAAAAAGCCGCAGAACGTGATGGGCGTGCTGTTGCCTGTCACGCCGGGTGCGACCAGTGCTGCAAGCAGCCCATACCCGTTACGCCGCTTGAAGTGCTGGCCTTGCACAGCTACACCCGGCACAGGTTGCCGCAGGATGGCCTTGCTACGTTGGTTGACAGGCTGGCAGCTTTTGAGGGTGACAAAAGATACATGACCTTGCCCTGTCCCTTCCTTCAGGACAGCAGTTGCCTTGTCTATCCTGTGCGGCCCGTGGCCTGCCGACAGTATATGGTTTTTGGCAGAGCCTGCGCCCAGGGCGAGGATGCCAGCCGTACCCGCCCTGATGATCTGCTGACGCCGCTTTACGACTACATGCTGACCGGATTGTTGCGTACTTTGCCGTGGTACGCAGGGCATGAACCCTGCCCGCCGGAGCATCCTACGGAAGAAAGCGCCAGAGAATTTTTTCTTTCTGTCACAACTGTGATCCAGCTTGTGGCCTGGAACCGCTTTTTTCATGCCTGA